ttttttttgagctAGACTTAGACCAACttttaagcccatattttgggccagGCCAAACCCAGACCCAAAATacgaacttaaaattttgtctggaCCTAACCTGAACCCGGCCCATGACCTTCAAGCTCTTGATTATTATATCATCAATGATACCAATGATACTAATTCAAACTCGACTGTTTCCTTTATAAATAACCTTTTAATATTACTCGCATCATGCTCATAAATAAGtccaatttattaaaaagaaatttattaaaaagttagaAGCTTTATAGagaacaaaacataacattatGCCGCTATCATGTTAAGCAAACTTTCAAATCATACACctaatatattttacaataaagaaaaaacattAAAGATTACAACACCAAAACAAATGCATCAAGATATGAGATATAACGATGCCGTTTTAATTTTTACCTGTTTTATTCTCTAAACTAGAATGCTTGACCATCCAAGCCCCCCTTTTTTCACATGTACAATTGAAGAACACTACAAAATATGGACAAAATATGATGTAAACTACTAGTTCTCTCTTACCTACAGCAGAAGACATAGACATAAGTCAAAATATTAAGTTATCAGATTCGAAAAACCATTGCTCTGAGGATAACACGCTTATCTTCACGTGGGATGCGCTCAAAAGTTGGTTTGATAGAAAACATGTTCCGGCGATGGATTTTACTCCCTTTTATCCTCTTCAGATTCATCTTCCTCATCGGAGATACCAGCATTTCCATTCTTTTGCTCCTGCTTGACTAAACTCACATCGCCGTTCGATTGCCCCCTAGTTAGAGATTGAGCTTCTTCATCATCGAATTCCTCCCCCACATCTTCCGAGTATGCATATCTGACAATTAGTGGTATAAGTAATGAAAACACAGATTAATTAAAGCTATAAGATACCCCTCAAAAAAATATAACCATGAGAAGCCTATTTATAGGGGGGAATTCCTGCCAATGAATGTAGATTCTAACAATCAAAATATGGCGCCATAAGGTGGACTTGCTTCAGGTGAATGAACTCGTCTCCAGCAGGTCAAAAGCTCAGGTGACATACCCTTTAAGCATTTTTAAGGTTATGGTCGTTAAACTGGCTCGAAAGAACTTTTTATAGGAATAAGACACACCGTTGGGAGCTTTGAGATGGTGCCCAAAGGTAGCAAATAACACAGAGTAGTGCAAACGAAAGTATGTCCCAGAAAGCTGTGATGATCCAAGCACTTTGCCACCTCTCATTGAATGGATCAGTTGCTTTGAAGTATATCTGTAATACCGAATGAATCAGATCCACCATTCTCGAAAATTCCAACcaagaaagaaattgaaatctAGACAAAACATACCTCATAAGTTATCCATGCAACAGAAGCAATCACTGCCACAGCTAATGCATTTGAGAATTTCCTATAGATGTCCAACTTCACTGATATTCTCTTTGCCTGGATGAAATAAGCGTGGTTATCGCAAAGGAGAAACGTAACATCTCCTATCATTAAATCTGAAAGAAGAGAATTACAAGATACCTGTAACTGCTCTAGTGTTTTGGAAAGAGATGTAAAGATCCACAATATCAAGAATGCATCAAGGAATGCATCGGGAAGGCCTAGGAAGAGTCTTGCTCTTCCTGATACGTCATTGATGGTCCCTACGTGCTCGGTAATGTCAAGCAATTCAGATGCCACAAAATACGTAGCTCCAATAAGAAGCACCTTCGAGGTAAGACCACCTAAAGTTGGGCGTACGACACCATAGCCCATAGAAACTGAAAGTATGAGAAGTCGAGAAAGTGTTTTCTTTATAGCTCCAACTGTTACAACCCAAGCTGTAGTTACAACAGGTCTCATTcctgttttgttaaaattagaataatcaaGATACCAcaatatcatttcaaacaagCCAAGACCAATGACTGCGGCAATGCAATGCTGAAGTTGAAGGATATCTTCCCAAAACCTCATGTATTGGGAGAACCAAATGGCACTAAGCAACAAATAAGCAATTGCCATGTACACATAGAACGTCATCAATGGAGCCATTCTGCCAGGCAAATAACCATCAGGATTCTTCCATACAGTCTTTCCACTCATTACTGTTCCCTTGAGTTTCGGATCACAtgcaataaaaaacaaattatg
The nucleotide sequence above comes from Gossypium raimondii isolate GPD5lz chromosome 13, ASM2569854v1, whole genome shotgun sequence. Encoded proteins:
- the LOC105782945 gene encoding uncharacterized protein LOC105782945 translates to MDFSFRIANKSFDFLIFVILSTLLTTIHASIHIYQNQLFNEVGNAYLLPGGSEGLYASLSSDDSATDGRSFIRFENITFWRTQDAADEQSEMEHSTGLIQAVIFEAADRNNIGGSAYGGQRSICCTPDLAKLEGCKQGEVIRIPSATEINWPMVLSIQFNGNDLSTQMNNAEVPIKKTGMHNLFFIACDPKLKGTVMSGKTVWKNPDGYLPGRMAPLMTFYVYMAIAYLLLSAIWFSQYMRFWEDILQLQHCIAAVIGLGLFEMILWYLDYSNFNKTGMRPVVTTAWVVTVGAIKKTLSRLLILSVSMGYGVVRPTLGGLTSKVLLIGATYFVASELLDITEHVGTINDVSGRARLFLGLPDAFLDAFLILWIFTSLSKTLEQLQAKRISVKLDIYRKFSNALAVAVIASVAWITYEIYFKATDPFNERWQSAWIITAFWDILSFALLCVICYLWAPSQSSQRYAYSEDVGEEFDDEEAQSLTRGQSNGDVSLVKQEQKNGNAGISDEEDESEEDKRE